The Lycium barbarum isolate Lr01 chromosome 9, ASM1917538v2, whole genome shotgun sequence genome has a segment encoding these proteins:
- the LOC132609892 gene encoding serine racemase isoform X1, whose protein sequence is MEPNWPTSSDGYAADISSIRQAQVRIEPFAHKTPVLTSETLDSIAGRKLYFKCECFQKGGAFKFRGACNAIYSLDDDQAVNGVVTHSSGNHAAALALAAKLRGIPAYIVIPKNAPKCKVENVKRYGGQVIWSEPSMHSREDTANKVLQDTGAVLIHPYNDGRIISGQGTISLELLEQASEIDTLIVPISGGGLISGVALAAKAINPAIRILAAEPMGADDAFQSKVNGRITKLSEVNTIADGLRAFLGDLTWPIVRDLVDDVIVVDDKEIIQAMRLCYEILKIAVEPSGAIGLAAVLSDSFQKNPAYNECNHIGIVISGGNVDLGVLWNSLDN, encoded by the exons ATGGAACCAAACTGGCCAACATCTAGTGACGGTTATGCTGCTGATATATCTTCCATCAGGCAAGCTCAAGTACGCATTGAGCCCTTTGCGCACAAAACTCCTGTCCTCACTTCAGAAACCTTAGATTCTATTGCTGGAAGAAAGCTGTACTTTAAATGTGAATGCTTTCAGAAGGG GGGAGCTTTTAAATTCCGGGGGGCCTGCAATGCTATTTATTCACTTGATGATGATCAGGCCGTTAATGGAGTTGTAACTCATAGCAG TGGAAATCATGCCGCAGCTCTTGCGTTGGCTGCAAAGCTACGGGGCATCCCTGCATATATAGTTATACCAAAAAATGCTCCAAAATGCAAAGTTGAGAATGTCAAACGTTACGGTGGTCAGGTTATCTGGAGTGAGCCATCGATGCACTCCCGAGAGGATACTGCGAACAAGGTGTTGCAAGATACTGGTGCTGTTCTTATACATCCCTATAATGACGGGCGCATCATAAG TGGGCAAGGTACAATATCACTGGAGCTTCTGGAACAGGCTTCAGAGATTGACACTTTAATAGTCCCAATTAGCG GAGGTGGTCTGATATCTGGAGTTGCATTGGCTGCCAAGGCCATTAATCCTGCCATTCGCATTTTGGCTGCCGAACCAATGGGAGCAGATGATGCTTTCCAGTCGAAGGTCAACGGTAGGATCACTAAGTTATCTGAAGTCAACACTATTGCCGATGGGCTTCGAGCTTTTCTTGGAGATCTCACATG GCCTATTGTCCGCGATCTCGTGGATGACgtcatagttgttgatgataaaGAGATAATACAGGCTATGAGACTTTGTTATGAAATTCTAAAGATTGCAGTGGAACCAAGTGGAGCTATTGGCCTTGCTGCTGTTCTTTCTGATAGTTTCCAGAAAAATCCAGCCTATAATGAATGCAATCATATTGGCATTGTAATTTCTGGAGGCAATGTTGATCTTGGCGTGCTCTGGAATTCCCTTGATAATTGA
- the LOC132609892 gene encoding serine racemase isoform X2 encodes MLSEGVLIKGHCFMQFIRGAFKFRGACNAIYSLDDDQAVNGVVTHSSGNHAAALALAAKLRGIPAYIVIPKNAPKCKVENVKRYGGQVIWSEPSMHSREDTANKVLQDTGAVLIHPYNDGRIISGQGTISLELLEQASEIDTLIVPISGGGLISGVALAAKAINPAIRILAAEPMGADDAFQSKVNGRITKLSEVNTIADGLRAFLGDLTWPIVRDLVDDVIVVDDKEIIQAMRLCYEILKIAVEPSGAIGLAAVLSDSFQKNPAYNECNHIGIVISGGNVDLGVLWNSLDN; translated from the exons ATGCTTTCAGAAGGG GTTCTAATTAAGGGCCATTGCTTCATGCAATTTATCAGGGGAGCTTTTAAATTCCGGGGGGCCTGCAATGCTATTTATTCACTTGATGATGATCAGGCCGTTAATGGAGTTGTAACTCATAGCAG TGGAAATCATGCCGCAGCTCTTGCGTTGGCTGCAAAGCTACGGGGCATCCCTGCATATATAGTTATACCAAAAAATGCTCCAAAATGCAAAGTTGAGAATGTCAAACGTTACGGTGGTCAGGTTATCTGGAGTGAGCCATCGATGCACTCCCGAGAGGATACTGCGAACAAGGTGTTGCAAGATACTGGTGCTGTTCTTATACATCCCTATAATGACGGGCGCATCATAAG TGGGCAAGGTACAATATCACTGGAGCTTCTGGAACAGGCTTCAGAGATTGACACTTTAATAGTCCCAATTAGCG GAGGTGGTCTGATATCTGGAGTTGCATTGGCTGCCAAGGCCATTAATCCTGCCATTCGCATTTTGGCTGCCGAACCAATGGGAGCAGATGATGCTTTCCAGTCGAAGGTCAACGGTAGGATCACTAAGTTATCTGAAGTCAACACTATTGCCGATGGGCTTCGAGCTTTTCTTGGAGATCTCACATG GCCTATTGTCCGCGATCTCGTGGATGACgtcatagttgttgatgataaaGAGATAATACAGGCTATGAGACTTTGTTATGAAATTCTAAAGATTGCAGTGGAACCAAGTGGAGCTATTGGCCTTGCTGCTGTTCTTTCTGATAGTTTCCAGAAAAATCCAGCCTATAATGAATGCAATCATATTGGCATTGTAATTTCTGGAGGCAATGTTGATCTTGGCGTGCTCTGGAATTCCCTTGATAATTGA
- the LOC132609891 gene encoding RNA-binding NOB1-like protein isoform X1 encodes MDWSNIVKQRPPPPPPPQTTTTPATVTAASGNGVLVGSCKSTKGIAVAVVDANAIIKGADSKLNHSADRFVSVPEVLSEIRDVNSRHSLNFLPFTVDTLEPEPDSLKKVISFARATGDLQTLSDVDLKLIALTYTLEAQFHGTQHLRDCPPPIHMVNVKRLPEKDLPGWGKNVPNPEEWEAIEHALDNGANTTSRILPLKDLSLNVIPLDQQSSRDGGDSRSEEQMDADYGFGKPRKYLPQKKEVKIEGKKNVADGIDASQGQHDDGHGDDWLPAVSRSTHRRFLRRKARREMSETSSKMDDLEDATENSVNENLDSCQCADTETPKANVEDGEVSEARDGEENLSTILSQMRIEEEDSAKALQEDADVNISTEGPELNDDKQVGKEFEEDEGEHGAVEDAEMASQMDESVDTSFVDDNSSEQSWMLKSLSESSVACVTGDFAMQNVILQMGLRLVAPGGMQIRELHRWVLKCHACSKVTTDVGRIFCPNCGNGGTLRKVAVTVGENAIVIAARRPRISLRGTKFSLPLPQGGRDAVTKNPILREDQLPQKFLYPKTKKKNKGDDIFTPDTIFLNHTSKKAPLQPPVRKALAVFSGKRNPNDNHYSHAKH; translated from the exons ATGGATTGGAGCAACATAGTAAAACAACGACCGCCGCCGCCCCCACCACCGCAAACCACCACTACTCCGGCCACCGTTACGGCGGCGTCAGGTAACGGAGTTTTGGTAGGGAGTTGTAAGTCGACTAAAGGGATAGCTGTAGCGGTAGTAGATGCAAATGCTATAATAAAAGGGGCAGATAGTAAACTGAATCATTCTGCTGATCGCTTTGTTTCTGTACCTGAAGTTTTGTCTGAGATACGTGATGTTAATTCAAGGCATTCGCTTAATTTCTTGCCGTTTACTGTTGATACCTTGGAGCCTGAACCTGATTCTCTCAAGAAAG TTATCAGCTTTGCAAGGGCTACTGGTGATTTGCAAACACTTTCTGATGTGGATCTCAAGCTTATTGCTTTAACTTACACTTTAGAGGCTCAATTTCATGGTACTCAACATCTCCGAGATTGCCCTCCACCTATTCACATGGTTAATGTGAAAAGGTTGCCTGAGAAAGACTTGCCTGGATGGGGCAAAAACGTCCCTAATCCGgaagaatgggaagcaatagAACACGCACTTGATAATGGAGCAAACACCACTTCTAGAATTCTTCCCTTGAAAGATTTGAGCTTGAATGTTATTCCTCTCGATCAACAAAGTAGTAGAGATGGTGGTGATTCTCGTTCTGAGGAGCAGATGGATGCCGATTATGGCTTCGGGAAACCTAGAAAGTACTTGCCACAGAAAAAAGAGGTGAAAATTGAAGGTAAGAAGAATGTTGCTGATGGAATTGATGCATCACAGGGACAACATGACGATGGTCATGGTGATGATTGGCTACCTGCTGTAAGCAGAAGTACTCATAGGAGGTTTCTTAGACGAAAAGCTAGACGTGAAATGTCTGAAACATCATCTAAAATGGATGATTTAGAAGATGCAACTGAAAATTCAGTAAACGAAAACCTTGACAGCTGTCAATGCGCTGATACAGAAACTCCCAAGGCGAATGTAGAGGATGGTGAAGTTTCTGAAGCAAGAGATGGTGAAGAAAATTTGTCTACGATTTTGAGTCAAATGAGGATTGAAGAAGAAGATTCTGCAAAAGCTCTACAAGAAGATGCAGATGTTAACATTTCCACTGAGGGGCCTGAATTAAATGACGATAAGCAAGTCGGTAAAGAATTTGAAGAAGATGAAGGGGAGCATGGAGCAGTGGAAGATGCAGAGATGGCCAGCCAGATGGATGAGAGCGTTGATACATCGTTTGTGGATGATAACAGCAGCGAACAGAGTTGGATGTTAAAATCCTTGTCCGAGTCAAGTGTGGCCTGTGTGACCGGTGATTTTGCAATGCAAAATGTAATTCTTCAAATGGGTTTACGCCTTGTGGCCCCTGGAGGAATGCAGATTCGTGAGCTTCACAG GTGGGTACTGAAATGCCACGCCTGCTCTAAAGTGACAACAGATGTTGGTAGGATTTTCTGTCCCAATTGTGGAAATGGAGGCACTTTACGCAAGGTAGCAGTGACTGTTGGCGAAAATGCTATTGTTATTGCAGCACGCAGACCGCGTATATCCTTGCGAGGGACAAAG TTTTCCCTGCCTTTACCTCAAGGCGGTAGAGATGCTGTTACCAAGAACCCGATATTACGTGAGGACCAGCTTCCACAGAAGTTTCTTTACCctaaaacaaagaagaagaacaag GGTGATGACATTTTTACTCCGGACACTATTTTTCTCAACCATACTAGTAAGAAGGCTCCTCTGCAGCCCCCTGTTCGCAAGGCGTTAGCTGTTTTCAGCGGGAAGAGGAATCCTAATGACAATCATTATTCTCACGCTAAGCATTag
- the LOC132609891 gene encoding RNA-binding NOB1-like protein isoform X2, translating into MEPSPDSLKKVISFARATGDLQTLSDVDLKLIALTYTLEAQFHGTQHLRDCPPPIHMVNVKRLPEKDLPGWGKNVPNPEEWEAIEHALDNGANTTSRILPLKDLSLNVIPLDQQSSRDGGDSRSEEQMDADYGFGKPRKYLPQKKEVKIEGKKNVADGIDASQGQHDDGHGDDWLPAVSRSTHRRFLRRKARREMSETSSKMDDLEDATENSVNENLDSCQCADTETPKANVEDGEVSEARDGEENLSTILSQMRIEEEDSAKALQEDADVNISTEGPELNDDKQVGKEFEEDEGEHGAVEDAEMASQMDESVDTSFVDDNSSEQSWMLKSLSESSVACVTGDFAMQNVILQMGLRLVAPGGMQIRELHRWVLKCHACSKVTTDVGRIFCPNCGNGGTLRKVAVTVGENAIVIAARRPRISLRGTKFSLPLPQGGRDAVTKNPILREDQLPQKFLYPKTKKKNKGDDIFTPDTIFLNHTSKKAPLQPPVRKALAVFSGKRNPNDNHYSHAKH; encoded by the exons ATGGAACCTTCACCTGATTCTCTCAAGAAAG TTATCAGCTTTGCAAGGGCTACTGGTGATTTGCAAACACTTTCTGATGTGGATCTCAAGCTTATTGCTTTAACTTACACTTTAGAGGCTCAATTTCATGGTACTCAACATCTCCGAGATTGCCCTCCACCTATTCACATGGTTAATGTGAAAAGGTTGCCTGAGAAAGACTTGCCTGGATGGGGCAAAAACGTCCCTAATCCGgaagaatgggaagcaatagAACACGCACTTGATAATGGAGCAAACACCACTTCTAGAATTCTTCCCTTGAAAGATTTGAGCTTGAATGTTATTCCTCTCGATCAACAAAGTAGTAGAGATGGTGGTGATTCTCGTTCTGAGGAGCAGATGGATGCCGATTATGGCTTCGGGAAACCTAGAAAGTACTTGCCACAGAAAAAAGAGGTGAAAATTGAAGGTAAGAAGAATGTTGCTGATGGAATTGATGCATCACAGGGACAACATGACGATGGTCATGGTGATGATTGGCTACCTGCTGTAAGCAGAAGTACTCATAGGAGGTTTCTTAGACGAAAAGCTAGACGTGAAATGTCTGAAACATCATCTAAAATGGATGATTTAGAAGATGCAACTGAAAATTCAGTAAACGAAAACCTTGACAGCTGTCAATGCGCTGATACAGAAACTCCCAAGGCGAATGTAGAGGATGGTGAAGTTTCTGAAGCAAGAGATGGTGAAGAAAATTTGTCTACGATTTTGAGTCAAATGAGGATTGAAGAAGAAGATTCTGCAAAAGCTCTACAAGAAGATGCAGATGTTAACATTTCCACTGAGGGGCCTGAATTAAATGACGATAAGCAAGTCGGTAAAGAATTTGAAGAAGATGAAGGGGAGCATGGAGCAGTGGAAGATGCAGAGATGGCCAGCCAGATGGATGAGAGCGTTGATACATCGTTTGTGGATGATAACAGCAGCGAACAGAGTTGGATGTTAAAATCCTTGTCCGAGTCAAGTGTGGCCTGTGTGACCGGTGATTTTGCAATGCAAAATGTAATTCTTCAAATGGGTTTACGCCTTGTGGCCCCTGGAGGAATGCAGATTCGTGAGCTTCACAG GTGGGTACTGAAATGCCACGCCTGCTCTAAAGTGACAACAGATGTTGGTAGGATTTTCTGTCCCAATTGTGGAAATGGAGGCACTTTACGCAAGGTAGCAGTGACTGTTGGCGAAAATGCTATTGTTATTGCAGCACGCAGACCGCGTATATCCTTGCGAGGGACAAAG TTTTCCCTGCCTTTACCTCAAGGCGGTAGAGATGCTGTTACCAAGAACCCGATATTACGTGAGGACCAGCTTCCACAGAAGTTTCTTTACCctaaaacaaagaagaagaacaag GGTGATGACATTTTTACTCCGGACACTATTTTTCTCAACCATACTAGTAAGAAGGCTCCTCTGCAGCCCCCTGTTCGCAAGGCGTTAGCTGTTTTCAGCGGGAAGAGGAATCCTAATGACAATCATTATTCTCACGCTAAGCATTag